One Verrucomicrobiia bacterium genomic window, GGTCCAGCACCGCACTGCTGGATAAATTGCAGGCCCTGCTCTTTGGCCAGGAAACGTTCAAGGTCTGGACCGGGCGGACCACCGTCTTTTCATGGGATTCCATTTTTGTGGCCGCGGGCGCCATTACCGGAATGCGCGTATGCCTGAGCATGCTCATCAGCGGCACGCTGTGCTGGGCGGTTTTCGTGCCGATCCTGCAAGCCCATGGTCTTATCGTCGGGTCCGGCTTCAAAGTAGTGGTGCAGTGGACGCTCTGGGGCGGCACCGCCTGCATGGTCAGTTCCGGTCTATTGAATTTTTTGTTTCAATGGAAAACATCGCTGCGGGCCTTTCGCAACCTGGGCAAGATGTTCAAGCGCGCCGATCAGACTCAGGACGCGCTCGAAGCCATCGAGGCCCCGATGAGCTGGTATCTAGCGGGCCAGGTCATCTCGCTCATTGCCCTGAGCTTTCTGGCGCACGCCACCTTTGACATTCCCTACTGGATTGCTGCCCTGGCCCTGGTCCTCTCGTTTCTGCTGGCGCTGGTGGCTTGTCGCGTGACCGGCGAGACCGATACCACTCCGGTCGGCGCGATGGGGCACCTGACTCAAATGAGCATCGGGGCCATTCATCCGGGCAGCGCCACAACGACACTGATGAGCGCCAATATCGTGTCGAGCGCCGCTATCTCCTCAGCGGACCTCCTGACTGATCTCAAAAGCGGCTACCTTCTCGGCGCCAATCCTCGCAAACAATTCCTCGCCCAATTCTCCGGCATCTTTATCGGCACGCTCGTCACCGTCCTGGCCTTCTCAGTCCTTGTGCCCAACGACAAAGTCCTCGGCACCGACCAGTTCCCGGCGCCCGCCGCGCAGACCTGGCGTGCGGTGGCCCTGGCCATGAGCCGAGGGATTGGCGAGTTGCACCCGGTCAAGCGCCATTCTATCGAGATTGGCGCCGCCGTCGGTGTCGTCATGGCCCTCTTGCCCATTCTCTTTCCCAAAAAGCAGCAGTACTTCCCCTCCGCCGCAGGGGCAGGCCTGGCGTGGACCTTCCATTGGTATTACAGCTTCCTGTTTTTCCTCGGCGCCCTGATCGCCTGGGTCTGGACCAGGAAAGCGCCCAAAAACGCGGAGGAATTTACATACCCGGTTGCCTCGGGCGTTATCGCCGGCGGCTCGCTCATGGGTGTGCTGTTGATCTTTATCGAAAACGGGCCGGAGATGATGAAGAAACTGTTCGGCGGGCACTAAACTCTTCATATCTCCTCATTGCGCATGTCGCCGCAGGCGAACGCACAAAGGACCCTTCACAGAAGAAGCTAACGAAGGAAACGAAGGGACTCTTGGTCTGGAACGGTGAGCGTCGGCTCCGTTCGGTTCCTCCTTGGTTGCCTGGTTATCTTTGTTGTTTCAGGCGGGATGGGACCTGACTCATCTGAAACGATGACCCCTCAATGAACAATCAATAAGGCTCCCTGCTCCCGCCCTTAAAGCACTTGTCCGGTCAATGGCTGGCCTTGGCGCGGTGGTGTTTGCTGGCTTTCTTGCTGCGCCTGGCGTTGTGAGCCTTCTTGGCTTTCTTCGCATGTTTTCCGCTGAAGAGCGCCCACCGAGTTCCACCCGAGCTGTTTCGGGAAGCGCTGGTGGAGGCCCCTGCAAGGGCAGGAAACGACAGTGTCGCTGTGAGTAACAGAAGAATCAAATAGCGCATAAGTGTAAATCTTTCGCGACCGTTATATGCGAACGGTCGCAGACTGCAAGAGGTTTCCGAGGTTTGTAATGCCTCAGTGACTACGGGGCTGCCGGCTGAAGCCGGCGTTCCGGACACGCGGAACGCCGCCTTTAGGCGGCAGCGCCCGCCGTCACTAACCGATTACCGAGGTTTACGTTATTCAATTGTTTTCCTTCCGGTTGAGCCGCAAGATGCGCTGGCGAGAGCGCCAACGCAGATGGCGGTGTTTGAATTGAACTGCAACGAAGGAAAGAGCCTTATGAAATTGCAGGATTACGTGAGCGCCGAACGAACTGGCGAAGCAGAGCAAGGGTGTCAGGGCAAGCAAACTGAATGGCTCGATCTTTATGAGATCAAGCTAAGCGGACCACAATTCTTGGTCGTAGATGCGAGCTTTGTTCCATCGGCCGAGGACGGCCTACTAATTGAGGCTCCGCCTGGGCAATACGAGGTTCGGGCCAAATGCATCGATTATGGAGGCGACGCCCGTATATCGCGCCTGCGGGTCTCTCTGAAAGGCACGCAGCCAGAACTTGGGCCGGAGCTTGGGAAAACTTGGACAGATACAGCGATGACCGGTTGCTGTGATTATGAGGTATTTTTAAAAGCATGGGGAAATGATGATGAGGCCTCTTACGAGAAGATAAGCGGGACGATTGAGGAATCGGACAGCCATGGAATTGCGGTGTTGGCCCCCGGGACGGAAGCCGTGATGCCCTTCGTCCGTTCAGGATTCGGAGATGGGTCATATCAGGTTTTCGAACTTCTAGACGGAACAAAGCGCGCAGGCTTTGAGATCGAATTCATCTCGGAGAGCGAGCGATATCCATTTCCACCGAGCCCCGCGGCATTGGCCAGGAAGCTAAAAGCAGCAGCGGAAAAAGGGGACGCCGATGCACAATGGCGGCTGGGCGAATGTTACCGCGAGGGCGAGGGTGGCAATCAGGATTTTAAGGAAGCATTCAAATGGCACAGTTTGGCATCCGAAAATGGCCACGCTGAAGCGGCATTTCGATTGGGCACTTATTTTGGAAATGGGCATGGGGTCGAGAAAGACCTCCAAAAAGCCAAGGAAATGTACGAGCTTGCTGCCAGCCGAGGTAGTGCCAACGCGGTTAACAACCTTGGACGCGCTTATCACAATGGTCTGGGTGTGCCGAAGGACTTAGCCAAAGCTGCCGCGCATTATCTGGAGGCTGCGGAAAAAGGAAATGCAGCAGCGCAGTGCAACATCGCGATATTCTATCACATGGGCACGGGGGTTGCGCAGAACATGGAACAGGCGATTAAGTGGTATCGCCTGGCCGCCGACCAGCATCAGCCTGTAGCGGAATGTCACCTGGGCCACTGCTATTTGGAAGGTCTGGGAGTACCCAAAGACGCCCAGAAAGCAGTTCACTTTTTTCAACACGGAGCCATTTCTGGGCACGCGACAAGCCAGTATAACCTTGGGTACTGTTATGAAACCGGTCAAGGGATCGAGCAAGATTTCGCCAAAGCCGTCACGTGGTATCGCAAAGCAGCTTCCAGGGAATTGCCCGTTGCCCAGACAAAGCTGGCGGTTCTGATGAAGAAGGGGCAGGGGACACAAAAGAATTTACCCGGAGCTGTGGACCTTTTCCGTAAGGCAGCGGAGAAAGGTTTTGCAGAAGCTCAATACCATTTAGGACTCCTCCATGAGATTGGCGAGGGTGTGACGCTCGATCCGATTGAGGCCTGCAAGTGGTTTCAGAAAGCTGCCGCCAGCGGAGAAAAGGAGGCATCGGAGCACCTGAATGTTCTCCTGGCTAAATTGACCGGTGCCCAGAAGACAGGGCTCGAAGTGACAGACTGCCCGAAGCAATGAAACTGGCGACCTGGGCCGCAGACGGCTGTGCCCGTTGCCTCATGGAAAAAAGACACCGAAGGGTTCTGAGTAAGCCAGTCGTTTCAGACCCATGTTTTGGTTTCCTGGGCTTGGTATAATTTTGGATGTTCGATAGCGAGCTAAAACGAGCAGGGGGGCGGGCTGCCTGCCTTCCAGCACGCGCCGCCCTGCGGTCGAATGTGGAAGGACTCCCTCGGAGGGGGGACCGGTGGGGGGACCGGGGGGAGGGCTGGTACTCAGAGTTATTCACAAAGGCTGTACAATCTGCTTTAGCTTTTTTTCGAGCTGATCTTTCAAATCGAAGGGATCGAGACTTTCATAGCGCTCGCGCAATTGGCGACGGCTCTTGAGAGGCAGGATTCCTGGAGCGCAGAGCCGTTCGTAAGCCGTCCGGGGTGGTTGGTAGCGCTTGCGCCAGTGACTACCTTCACGCCATTTTTGCTCCAGTTTCAGGCAGGGTAAAAAGAAGTTCTGCCAGGGAGATCACACTTCTCGATACAGCGCGCTAATCGGCTCGACCAGCAGCGGGTTCTCCAATCGTCCATAACCCAGCAACTGCCGCGCCCAAGTCCAGTTCTTTTGCTCCACATGCGCGTTATCGTCGGAATGGTAAGGTCGCGAACGGGTAAATTCCACCGCCTGCGGCCGCTCTCTCATATAAGACCAGAGGTGATGATTGAGGAACTCCCCGCCATTGTCCGAATCAAATCCCAGGAGCGGGAAGGACAGCCGTTGCTCGACCTGG contains:
- a CDS encoding OPT family oligopeptide transporter, producing the protein MSQNPSKPADAEQNQAETGPYANFELQVEGFKGTPDEIERQWYEKVYRGRGDTLAQLTWRAALMGSVLGSVLSLTNLYIGLKSGWGFGVAITACILSYSIWTTFHKLGIAKTQMTILENNCMQSTASAAGYSTGTTLISAFAAFILITGKPLPFTLTLAWVFFLAVLGVTMAIPMKRQMINIEQLRFPSGTAAAETLRALHSHGSKGMRAAKALGIAGLLAALDKLWSDGLALLDHFTRTHLANWSSTALLDKLQALLFGQETFKVWTGRTTVFSWDSIFVAAGAITGMRVCLSMLISGTLCWAVFVPILQAHGLIVGSGFKVVVQWTLWGGTACMVSSGLLNFLFQWKTSLRAFRNLGKMFKRADQTQDALEAIEAPMSWYLAGQVISLIALSFLAHATFDIPYWIAALALVLSFLLALVACRVTGETDTTPVGAMGHLTQMSIGAIHPGSATTTLMSANIVSSAAISSADLLTDLKSGYLLGANPRKQFLAQFSGIFIGTLVTVLAFSVLVPNDKVLGTDQFPAPAAQTWRAVALAMSRGIGELHPVKRHSIEIGAAVGVVMALLPILFPKKQQYFPSAAGAGLAWTFHWYYSFLFFLGALIAWVWTRKAPKNAEEFTYPVASGVIAGGSLMGVLLIFIENGPEMMKKLFGGH
- a CDS encoding SEL1-like repeat protein, with translation MTTGLPAEAGVPDTRNAAFRRQRPPSLTDYRGLRYSIVFLPVEPQDALARAPTQMAVFELNCNEGKSLMKLQDYVSAERTGEAEQGCQGKQTEWLDLYEIKLSGPQFLVVDASFVPSAEDGLLIEAPPGQYEVRAKCIDYGGDARISRLRVSLKGTQPELGPELGKTWTDTAMTGCCDYEVFLKAWGNDDEASYEKISGTIEESDSHGIAVLAPGTEAVMPFVRSGFGDGSYQVFELLDGTKRAGFEIEFISESERYPFPPSPAALARKLKAAAEKGDADAQWRLGECYREGEGGNQDFKEAFKWHSLASENGHAEAAFRLGTYFGNGHGVEKDLQKAKEMYELAASRGSANAVNNLGRAYHNGLGVPKDLAKAAAHYLEAAEKGNAAAQCNIAIFYHMGTGVAQNMEQAIKWYRLAADQHQPVAECHLGHCYLEGLGVPKDAQKAVHFFQHGAISGHATSQYNLGYCYETGQGIEQDFAKAVTWYRKAASRELPVAQTKLAVLMKKGQGTQKNLPGAVDLFRKAAEKGFAEAQYHLGLLHEIGEGVTLDPIEACKWFQKAAASGEKEASEHLNVLLAKLTGAQKTGLEVTDCPKQ